The following are encoded together in the Scytonema millei VB511283 genome:
- a CDS encoding Fur family transcriptional regulator — protein MTAYSATSLKAELNERGWRLTPQRETILQVFQELPRGKHLSAEELYQQLETQTAGISLSTIYRTLKLMARMGILRELELGEGHKHYEINQPYPHHHHHLICVRCNKTIEFKNDSILKIGSKTAEKEGYHLLDCQLTIHAVCPSCQRALLPI, from the coding sequence ATGACTGCATACTCAGCTACCTCACTTAAGGCAGAACTCAACGAGCGGGGTTGGCGACTCACACCGCAGCGCGAAACGATCCTACAGGTTTTTCAAGAACTGCCTAGAGGAAAACATCTAAGTGCGGAAGAGCTTTACCAACAACTAGAAACTCAAACAGCAGGAATCAGTCTGTCAACTATTTATCGCACTCTAAAGTTAATGGCGCGGATGGGAATTCTGCGTGAGTTGGAGTTAGGCGAGGGACATAAACATTACGAGATCAATCAGCCCTATCCTCACCACCATCACCATTTAATTTGTGTTAGGTGCAATAAAACAATCGAGTTTAAAAACGATTCCATCTTAAAAATTGGCTCAAAAACAGCTGAAAAGGAAGGGTATCATTTGCTTGATTGCCAACTAACAATTCATGCTGTTTGTCCTTCTTGTCAAAGAGCGTTGTTGCCCATTTAG
- a CDS encoding SH3 domain-containing protein, whose amino-acid sequence MTLAGVAKFVLGIGLAIAILIGGSAAVALYFMYRVTTHPPKPTFANEVTQKPKAAPAPEKQVQPEMSNPARAARAESTSEEADSETNSTEPLAPGTYRARVSWEKGLSLRAEPGAGAERIGGLEYNQQIVVLEESPDKNWQRVRLSDSDREGWIKAGNIEKIE is encoded by the coding sequence ATGACTTTGGCAGGAGTAGCTAAATTTGTCCTGGGTATTGGCTTAGCGATCGCGATCCTGATTGGTGGTAGCGCCGCAGTTGCCTTGTACTTTATGTATAGAGTGACGACACATCCACCTAAGCCGACTTTCGCTAACGAAGTCACCCAAAAACCAAAAGCTGCACCTGCTCCAGAAAAGCAAGTACAGCCAGAAATGTCTAATCCCGCTCGCGCCGCTCGTGCCGAATCTACAAGCGAGGAAGCGGATTCTGAAACTAATTCTACCGAGCCTCTAGCGCCAGGAACCTATAGAGCTAGGGTGTCTTGGGAAAAAGGCTTAAGTCTCCGTGCCGAGCCTGGAGCGGGTGCTGAACGCATCGGCGGGTTGGAATACAATCAACAGATTGTCGTTTTAGAAGAAAGTCCAGATAAAAATTGGCAAAGAGTTCGCTTATCGGATAGCGATCGCGAAGGCTGGATCAAAGCAGGTAACATCGAGAAAATAGAGTGA